The sequence GAGTCCTCGTTGACGTCATCGTTACAAAATGGACGTTTCAGGACCCAGCCCAGGTTACAGTGttgagctagctagctaattacaCATAAGACTCATGTAATGCTATTAGCTAGTAATCTTCTGGTAACACAAGCTAGCTAATTTAGCAAGATGAgtagctaaaaaaaattatttcaagcTACTAAGCTACTATGTCTATTGTACCGATGACGTCAAGGTGGACAAGCTCGGCAGTTTCCAGACCAAAGTTAAAATCATCCGTATAAATCACTGCCGCTGTATATTTCCAGCAATTAACTTCCAGCAATTAAAACACgcaaatttgaaaataaatgtcataTCGCTCATGACCTACACAGCTCAAATACCAATCTGTTACCAAAACAGAGCTTAAAGACCACGTAAAGAACACTTTCAAATTTAATCTGAGAAAATTTCTAGATTCTGTAAAGTTACTGCACAATAAACACGTCTAACAGGCTATATAACGCTAGCTACTAGCTAGCATTTTTgtaacactcaaacacacactgattatctTTTTGGCCTTGTTTAAGCAGCGTgatataatgttttaaatggCTTAGTGCGAGTGAGGAGATAGGGAtactgtttgcttttttttttggcaggtcAGCGGTGTTTCACTCCAAATACCAAGGTAGTCTTTGCAAAGTGGTATCGCTAACACAGGAAAATAATTGCTCTAAATAACCGCTAGTGCTTAAATACTAAACACACACGGTGACCTCAACAACcatcagaaaaatatatatatatttatatattacgtTAACACACTTGTGGTGAGGTCACACGATGTAAGGccataaaagtttaaaaaggtCAAAGTTCATGCTTTGAGGTACTCCAGAGTTAACGCTCCTTTCGGAAATTTCACGTTTTCACCTTTTCACGAGGCAAATAAAACATAAGATAATCGCACAGTCACGATATTTACACTGGTGCAATTTGTGAATCTGTAATCGATCTCATATCACAATTGTTTCTGATCTGTGTTTCGCTACAGGgtttttcaaattatttatttcctaaGAATTAAATTTAATACTAAAAGGAAATATGTTAATCATAAAACAACTAAAGTTAACGATCCTTAAGAgacaaaatgactgaaaatggTACTGTATTTTCCAGAGAATAcgacattttctttctctctagcAGGTTTATACGACGTAGCGTATAATTTGCACATCAGCCTAAATTTAATCAAATGTAAATGCCTGCAATATTAATCCAACAGAGAAATGTGTAGGAtcgtttttttctctccaagCAGACAGAATTTGTTGGTAGGAGTTTTTATAGAGTTCAATATAATGTATTTCTGAAAAATACAGCACTTTaaacttataaaaataaaaacagctggTCATCACTGATCTACACTCGGATCTTGTAAGTGCATTTTGGCCAAATTTCAAACCTAAAAGTTATGAATCTAAAGAATTAAATTGCTTAATACACCTTAAGCAAAAGACAAACTTGCTTCATTCTTCAGTGGGTGATTTCTTTAACCTCGGTACGAGGCCCATCATCGAACTTCGGCCAACTCGGACTAATGCTACATGATGTAGCATTGGTAATCTGAATCATGCTGCTAATGCAAAAAATAGTTATGCTTGGATACGGAAAGATCACCAgggtgattaaaaaaatagaatataggAAAAAGGAATTTGATCTTCGTGTGACTGGCTGTGTAGatccattttaaaaaatgtgtaagCTTTACAAAACGTTGTAATGCTTCTCCTTCATTTACTCAATGAGAGGACCGTAGTTTCGTTACAATAACTGCTGCCAGCTGCTGAGGATCTGTCATATGAGGATTCTTCTCCATGACCGAGTGGACTACGTATGCTGGGAAGATATTGCAGAGGTTTCGGTAAGTCTGGTACTGATGTTCAGGGATCGGATGGCGCTCTTGCGGTTCCACTGGTCCGTGATGTCCTGGCTGCATATCCCACGGTGACCTCCAAATCTGTTCCATCTTTTCTGGCATACTCCGAACCATCACTCGTTCACAGCAAGGCATGAGTCCTCCCGTCAGTCCGTAACCTCCATACCCATAAGGCTCGTTCCCACACGGTAAAGGATCCCAGCTAGCATGTTGCTCTCGACACAGAGGGGGCCGACGCTGCCGGAGGGGATTACTTTCATAAAGGCGGGAATCTGAAATGCTGTCCATTCTTGTCATTCCCAAAGATCTGCCTGGCTGAGCAGGGCCAGACGAAGGCAACACGTTCTGGGGAAGCGGAGGATAGTCACCCGGGCAACTGGATCGAGCTCCAACCACTGGGTGCTGCGCGTGAGGCACGAGGTGGGCCGAGGTTTGTTTGCGTGGCCCAGGTTTGGGTTCATCCGTGCCATAACTTTGGACTCTTGTCAAAGCCTCATGGTGAAACCCATGAGCAAATGCTTGCAAGCGGGACTGTGCTTGAGATTGCACTTGGGATTGAACTGATGGTGGAACCTTCATCCCATCATCCATGCTACCTTCCATGGAGTACATCTCTCCACCGTAGGAGGAGAATGAGTCTGAAGAGTGGCTGCGTCCAGATTCAGGACAAATGCTGGAAGCTCGACCGGGATATCCTCCTCCAACTCCAACCGGATCTGGCTGTTCTAAGCTACAGAAGCTGTCTTGCATGCTTCCTAAGCTCATGGTGGAGAAATCGCTCAGCATTGAATAGTATCCATGGTCACTAACTACAGAATCATATTTGGGAAAAGGTTCACTGTATGCCATGGAGGCACCCTGGCTGTTGGTGACCAAGATTGGAGGGTATTGGATGCTTCCTGCATGTTCTAATGAGctgtgtgtgaagtgaagtgacccTGGAACTGGGCTACTAGCAGAACGAGTGTTTAATGCCCCGGCTGCATGACTTTTTGTCTGCGGCATGGTCGGGACACTAAGAGCTGTCACTAAAGAAGGAACCGAGCTTGCTTCGGCTTTCCGAGCCGGGCAGAGTCGCTCCTCCTGGTCGCATCCCACTGAACGAATGCTCGGGTCCGACTGACGTTTCGGTGCCACTCGTTTCACCTCAGAACAATCTCCTTTTGCAATGGCACCAGATGAGCTGCATTTTGCGAGAGCACCTTCACTCATGGTTTTGACGGCAGACAGCTTGGCAAAAGCTCTGAGTTCGTCTGCGACAGATCGTATAGGCTGCGCTGCTCTCTCTGGGTGGTAGTACTTGCACTTGTGACCATAGGTGCACTTCTTACCTGAaattcaagaaaataaaaacaggtcaaacaaatctttaatttttaattaaacttagaCATATGggtgtattttaatttatttaataatgatagtacaCAGTTGCCTACATTTGTTGTACTGACCATAAGGACATGGCTGCTTTTTAT comes from Tachysurus vachellii isolate PV-2020 chromosome 26, HZAU_Pvac_v1, whole genome shotgun sequence and encodes:
- the zc3h12b gene encoding probable ribonuclease ZC3H12B isoform X2 → MVLELAAPASAGPLLQRSIPYIERVFRVRVICSAADTHTRTHAHTDTGTHTDTARDTDPELRSEPETGGGVVVIIHDGTEEDCSRAKDYIVSLISPAQRHHERLTLWLQRRLREPESSEAREHAPKLMEDEEGEEEGSSSESEGERRSAEREHGGAGGGRRRKHELMMATKPHRQLCRSPCLDRPSFSQSSTLQELRADESLATPTSTSLTLPTSSLGHTPSDRDYQSKMEFALKLGYSGEQVEAVLSKLGPSALTNDVLAELVRLGNKGEIETQTQMQTSTGQTPAGSTLTPRGSGAKEAVSPEASLEEETNDTYDNLRPIVIDGSNVAMSHGNKEVFSCLGIQLAVDWFLERGHKDITVFVPAWRKEQSRPDAPITDQEILRKLEKEKILVFTPSRRVQGRRVVCYDDRFIVKLACDSDGIIVSNDNYRDLQNEKPEWKKFIEERLLMYSFVNDKFMPPDDPLGRHGPSLENFLRKRPVVPEHKKQPCPYGKKCTYGHKCKYYHPERAAQPIRSVADELRAFAKLSAVKTMSEGALAKCSSSGAIAKGDCSEVKRVAPKRQSDPSIRSVGCDQEERLCPARKAEASSVPSLVTALSVPTMPQTKSHAAGALNTRSASSPVPGSLHFTHSSLEHAGSIQYPPILVTNSQGASMAYSEPFPKYDSVVSDHGYYSMLSDFSTMSLGSMQDSFCSLEQPDPVGVGGGYPGRASSICPESGRSHSSDSFSSYGGEMYSMEGSMDDGMKVPPSVQSQVQSQAQSRLQAFAHGFHHEALTRVQSYGTDEPKPGPRKQTSAHLVPHAQHPVVGARSSCPGDYPPLPQNVLPSSGPAQPGRSLGMTRMDSISDSRLYESNPLRQRRPPLCREQHASWDPLPCGNEPYGYGGYGLTGGLMPCCERVMVRSMPEKMEQIWRSPWDMQPGHHGPVEPQERHPIPEHQYQTYRNLCNIFPAYVVHSVMEKNPHMTDPQQLAAVIVTKLRSSH
- the zc3h12b gene encoding probable ribonuclease ZC3H12B isoform X1 codes for the protein MVLELAAPASAGPLLQRSIPYIERVFRVRVICSAADTHTRTHAHTDTGTHTDTARDTDPELRSEPETGGGVVVIIHDGTEEDCSRAKDYIVSLISPAQRHHERLTLWLQRRLREPESSEAREHAPKLMEDEEGEEEGSSSESEGERRSAEREHGGAGGGRRRKHELMMATKPHRQLCRSPCLDRPSFSQSSTLQELRADESLATPTSTSLTLPTSSLGHTPSDRDYQSKMEFALKLGYSGEQVEAVLSKLGPSALTNDVLAELVRLGNKGEIETQTQMQTSTGQTPAGSTLTPRGSGAKEAVSPEASLEEETNDTYDNLRPIVIDGSNVAMSHGNKEVFSCLGIQLAVDWFLERGHKDITVFVPAWRKEQSRPDAPITDQEILRKLEKEKILVFTPSRRVQGRRVVCYDDRFIVKLACDSDGIIVSNDNYRDLQNEKPEWKKFIEERLLMYSFVNDKFMPPDDPLGRHGPSLENFLRKRPVVPEHKKQPCPYGQYNKCKKCTYGHKCKYYHPERAAQPIRSVADELRAFAKLSAVKTMSEGALAKCSSSGAIAKGDCSEVKRVAPKRQSDPSIRSVGCDQEERLCPARKAEASSVPSLVTALSVPTMPQTKSHAAGALNTRSASSPVPGSLHFTHSSLEHAGSIQYPPILVTNSQGASMAYSEPFPKYDSVVSDHGYYSMLSDFSTMSLGSMQDSFCSLEQPDPVGVGGGYPGRASSICPESGRSHSSDSFSSYGGEMYSMEGSMDDGMKVPPSVQSQVQSQAQSRLQAFAHGFHHEALTRVQSYGTDEPKPGPRKQTSAHLVPHAQHPVVGARSSCPGDYPPLPQNVLPSSGPAQPGRSLGMTRMDSISDSRLYESNPLRQRRPPLCREQHASWDPLPCGNEPYGYGGYGLTGGLMPCCERVMVRSMPEKMEQIWRSPWDMQPGHHGPVEPQERHPIPEHQYQTYRNLCNIFPAYVVHSVMEKNPHMTDPQQLAAVIVTKLRSSH